TCAGTGCAAAAGGAATTTCTTCGGTTGATAATATTACTTTAATTCGAGTAAGCGGAAGTGGACTTTTCGGCAACGAAGGAATTACCGCAAGAATTTTTGATGCATTAGCAGAAGAAAAAGTGAAAACACTTTTGTTAACTCAAGGTTCTTCCGGTTTAAGCATTTGTATTGCAGTTCTTCCTGATGATGGAATAAAGGCGAAAACTGCAATTGAAAAAGCTCTGCGTTTGGAAATTTTTGATGGAAGAGTGAGAGAAATTAATGCCGAAAAAAATCTTTCAATAATTGCTGTTGTTGGCGAAGATATGCGTCACACTCCGGGAATTTCCGGAAGAGTTTTTAATGCATTGGGCAAAAACGGAGTAAACATTATTGCAATTGCTCAAGGTTCTTCGGAATTAAATATTTCTTGCGTAATTAAAAATGAAGATATTTCCAAAGCGCTAAATGTTCTACACGATTCATTATTTCTTGCGGAAAGAAAAGTTTACAATATTTTCTTAGTCGGAATTGGTTTGGTTGGAAAGGCTTTTCTAAAATATCTAATTGGGAAAAAAGATTTTCTTAAAAACGATAGATCTATTGAAATTAGAGTTGTTGGAATTGCAAATAGTAAAAAAATGCATTTTGATAAAAATGGAATTGATGTAGAAAATTGGATTGAATCATTAGAAATATCAAAAAGTAAATCCGATATAAAAAAGTTTGTTTCGGAAATGCAGAATTTAAATTTGGCAAATTCGATATTTATCGATTGCACAGCTAATGAAACCGCAATTCCGTATTACGAAGAAATTTTGAAATCGAATATTTCAATTACAACTCCAAATAAAATTGCTAACACAAAGGATTTGGAATTTTATAAAAAGCTGCGACAAACATCTCAAAAGAAAAATGTTAAATTCCTTTACAGCACTAATGTTGGAGCCGGTCTGCCAATAATTTCTACTTTGCGGGAATTGGTAAACAGCGGAGATAAAATTATAAAAATTGAAGGAATACTTTCCGGAACATTGAGTTACTTATTTAATTCATTTTTGGGCGATACAAAATTTTCTCAAATTGTAAAATCGGCAATGGAAAATGGCTACACTGAGCCGGATCCAAGAGATGATTTAAATGGATTGGATGTTGCTCGAAAACTATTAATTATGATTCGAGAAATCGGAATTGATTTGGAACTAAAAGATATTGAAGTTGAAAATCTTGTTCCGCAAAAAGCAAGAAATGTAAAATCCATTGAAAACTTCTTCAAAATTTTGGAAAGTGCAGATAATGTTTTTGATGAAAGAAAAATTCTTGCGCAAAAAAATAATTCTGTTTTAAGATACATTGCAAAATTTGAAAATAACAAATCAACCGTAAAACTTTTGGAAGTTGATAGTTCACATCCGTTTTACAATCTAAAAGGAAATGATAATATCGTTTCAATTACATCTCAAAATTATTTTGAACAGCCGTTAATTATAAGAGGAAGAGGCGCCGGAGCTGATTTTACGGCTTCGGGAATCTTTGCAGACATTTTAAGAATCACAAATTACTTAGGTTAAAAAATGAAGAAAATTCCAGTCGCAATTTTAGGTGCCACGGGAAGTGTAGGACAAAAATTTATTGAGCTTTTGTCAAATCATCCTTGGTTTGAAATTACGGAACTTGCGGCATCAGAAAAATCAGCCGGGAAAAAATATAAAGATGCAACAAAATGGGTAATGTCAAATATTCTTAAAGAAGAAATTGGAAATCTTGAAGTAAAAAATTGTGTACCAAATTTAACATCCAAATTGGTTTTCAGCGCATTGGATTCTTCGGTTGCGGAAGAAATTGAAACTGATTTCGCAAACAATGGTTACTTCGTAATTTCAAATTCCAGAAATCATAGATTTGATAATGATGTTCCATTGATAATCCCGGAAGTAAATCCCGAGCATTTAGAATTAATTAAAAATAAAACCGGAGCAATTGTTACAAATCCAAATTGCTCAACTATTGGAATGGTTTTAGCATTAAAACCTTTACATGATGCTTTTGGAATTGAAACAGTAAATGTTGTAACAATGCAAGCCGTTTCGGGTGGCGGTTATCCCGGCGTTCCCAGTATGGATATTATCGATAACGTAATTCCATACATAAACGGTGAAGAAGAAAAAATGAAAACCGAACCGTTAAAAATTTTGGGAAAGTTTTCTAATGGTACAATTCAAAATACAGAAATTAAAATTAGTGCGCAGTGCAATCGTGTTTCTGTTATTGATGGACATTTGGAAAATGTTCAAATAAAGTTTTCTAAGAAACCTACAAGGGAAGAAATTTTAAAAGTTTGGAAAAATTTTAAATCGCTTCCGCAAAATTTAAATTTGCCTTCAGCTCCTATAATTCCAATTTATTATTTTGAAGAAAATCATTTGCCTCAGCCAAGATTAAATAGAAATTTAGAAAAAGGCATGGCGGTTTCTGTTGGAAGATTACGCGAATGTGAAATTTTCGATTTTAAATTTACCGTACTTTCACATAATACAATTCGTGGAGCAGCCGGCGGCACTTTGCTGATTGCTGAATTGATGAAATCTCAAGGATATTTAAACGGAATAATTAATGAATAAAAAAATAAAAGTTTTTGCTCCAGCTACAATTTCTAATGTTGGCTGCGGATTTGATACAATCGGTTTTGCAATTGATAAACCCGGCGATATTGTAAGTCTAAGTTTAAGAAATGATGGAATTGTTAAAATAAAAAAAATTACCGGAGATGGCGGAGTTCTTCCATATGAAATTGAAAAAAATACGGCAACAGTTGGAATTTTAGAATTATTAAAAAATTATCCCAATAAAAATATTGGTGTTGATGTTGAAATAATTAAAAAAATGCCAATTGGCAGTGGACTCGGTTCAAGCGCTGCAAGTTCAGCCGCAGCTGTTTTTGGAATGAATAAATTATTGAATAATCATTTCTCTGAAACTGAAGTTTTAAATTTTGCGGTAAAAGGTGAATCAATTGCAAGTGGTGCAATTCATGCCGATAATGTTGCTCCATGTTTGTTTGGTGGTTTTGTTTTAATCAGAGATTACAATCCAATTGATGTTATCAAACTTCCGGTACCTAAAAATTTATATTGCATAGTTTTATATTCTCAAATTGTAATTGAAACTAAACAAGCGAGAAAATTAATTAAAAAAAATCTTCCGATAAAAAAAGCACGAAAACATTTTGGTAATATTGGAACATTGGTTTCCGGATTGTATGAAAGTGATTTAAGTAAAATTGGTAGATCGATTGAAGATGAAATTTCAGAACCGGCAAGAGCAACATTAATTCCAAATTTTTATGATATTAAAAATGCTGCGCTAAGCGCCGGAGCTTACGGATGTTCAATCTCCGGCTCCGGTCCATCAATATTTGCATTTTCAGATTCTGAAATTAATGCAAAGAAAATTGGATCAGCAATGAAAAAAATAGTTGATAAAACTGGAATTAAATCAACACTTTATATTTCCAAAATTAATCCTAATGGACCAAAAATAATTTAATCTTTTCTGTTGGAAAATATAGGTTGCAGAGTATCGCTGATGTTTCGATAATTTCTGAATTTAATTCGGAGAACTCAACATCTGACAATGTTTCGATCAACCGAAAATAAAGGATTATTAAAAAATATTATAAATGCAATACTACAGTACAAATAATAAAAACAATAAAGTAAATTTTAGAGAAGCAATTCTTCAAGGTTTGGCAAATGATAAAGGATTGTTCATGCCGGAAATCATAAGTCCATTGTCAAAAAAAATTATATCAAATCTTACTGAATTTAATTTTCTAGAAATTTCATTTGAAATTGCAAAAAACTTTATTGAAGATGAAATTCCAGAAAATGATTTGAAGTCGATAATTGAAAATTCAATTTCATTTGAAGCTCCTTTAGTTAGTTTAGATGAAAACTTATCAATATTAGAATTATTCCATGGACCAACTTTAGCATTTAAAGATTTTGGCGCTCGATTTATGGCAAGAACAATGGAATATTTTCTTAAAGGAATGAATAGAGAAATTACAATTCTTGTTGCCACATCGGGTGATACGGGAAGTGCTGTTGCAAATGGTTTTTTAAATGTTGATGGAATAAAAGTTTTAGTTTTATTTCCCAGCGGAAAAATTAGCAAGATACAAGAAAAACAAATTACAACTTTAGGAAATAACATTACTGCCATTGAAGTTGAAGGAACTTTTGATGATTGTCAACGGTTAGTAAAAACAGCATTTGTGGATGATGAATTAAAAAACAAAATTAATTTAAGTTCGGCAAACTCAATAAATATTGGAAGATTAATTCCGCAATCATTTTACTATTTTGAAAGTTTCAAGCAAATTAAAAATAAAAACAAGAAAATTGTTTATTCAGTTCCAAGCGGAAATTTAGGAAATTTAACTGCTGGACTTTTTGCAAAAGAAATGGGTTTGCCAATTTCAAAATTTATTGCAGCAACTAATAAAAATGATGTTTTTACAAAGTATATAAATGATGGAAATTTTAATCCGCAATCATCAATTGAAACATTATCAAATGCAATGGATGTTGGTGATCCAAGTAATTTTGTGAGAATTTTAGATTTATATAGAAATAATCATTCTTTAATTTCGGATATTATTTTCTCAAAAAGTTTTAGTGATGAGGAAACATTAAATAAAATTCAAGAATTGCACGATGATAATAATTATATTATTGATCCGCATGGTGCAGTTGGCTGTTTAGCTTTTGATCAATATAAAAATAAAGTTAATGAAAATATTTTTTGCGTTGTGTTAGAAACTGCACATCCGGCAAAATTCTTAAATGTTTTTGAAAATAATTTAAGTTTTAGTCCTGATGTACCTAAAAAACTTTTAAAGTGTTTGAATAAAAATGGAAGTACAATTAAAGTTTCATCAAAATACGATGATTTAAAAGAAATTTTACGAAACTAAAATAAAACTTGCATTGAGAAGAAGATTTTTATATTTTCACCCTCAATAAAAATTAATCGTTCTTTAAGTAATTTGATTATCAAGAAAGGCAGAGGGATCAGGCCCTGTGAAGCCTTGGCAACCGTCAGAAATGAAAGGTGCCAAATCCTGCCCTAGTTTATTGGGGAAAGATAATATCGGAAATTCAAAACCTCCTTTGGAATCTTTCCTAGGAGGTTTTTTTTTGCCTAGACGTTTTTCTTGATCATAATCTTACTCTTATTCTTAATCATTTTTATATTATAAATTATTAGAGATTAGGATTAAGAGTAAGAGTAAGAAAATAATTAATAAATCATTCTAACAAAGGAGAATAAAATGAGCACATATAAATATGAAACTCTACAGTTACATGCGGGACAAGAACCAGATTCTGCAACAAACTCTAGAGCTGTACCAATTTACCAAACAACATCTTACACATTTAATGATTCTGAACATGCAGCAAATTTATTTGCTTTAAAACAATTCGGAAATATTTACACAAGAATTATGAATCCAACTTCTGATGTATTTGAAAAAAGAGTTGCAGCTTTAGAAGGCGGAGTAGCTGCGCTTGCTACTTCATCGGGACAAGCTGCTGAGCATTTGACAATTACAAATATTGCTCAAGCTGGTGATAATATTGTTTCTACGAGTTTTCTTTATGGGGGAACTTATAATTTATTTAAAGTAACTCTGCCAAGACTTGGTATAAATGTAAAATTTGTTGATGGCGATGAACCGGAGAATTTTGAAAAATTAATAGATGAAAAAACAAAAGCGATTTATATTGAATCAATTGGAAACCCAAAATTAAATATTCCGGATTTTGAAAAAATTGCAGATGTTGCACATCGAAATGGAATACCGTTAATTGTTGATAATACTTTTGGAGCGGCTGGATATTTAGTTCGTCCAATAGATTATGGTGCTGATATTGTTGTAGCTTCAGCAACAAAATGGATTGGCGGACATGGAACTTCAATTGGGGGAGTAATTGTTGATTCCGGAAACTTTGATTGGGGCAATGGAAAATTTCCTTTGTTTACAGAACCATCACCCGGATATCATGGATTAAATTTTAATGAAGTTTTTGGGAAAGGTTCTCAATTTGGAAATATTGCATTTATTATTAGAGCAAGAGTTGAAGGCTTACGGGATTTGGGTCCGTGCTTAAGTCCGTTTAATTCATTTTTATTTTTGCAAGGCTTGGAAACTTTATCGCTCAGAGTTGAAAGACATAATAGCAATGCGTTAACTTTGGCAAATTGGTTGAAAAATCATAAAGAAGTTGAATGGGTTTGGTATCCGGGTTTTAAAGATTATCCATCACATGAAAATGCAAAGAAATATTTGCGACAAGGATTTTACGGATCAATTCTGTCATTCGGAATTAAAGGCGGATTAGAGGCTGGAAAGAAATTCATCAATAAAGTTAAACTTGCAAGTTTATTAGCAAATGTTGGTGATGCAAAAACACTTGTTATTCATCCGGCATCAACAACTCATCAACAACTTTCTGATGAAGAACAAAAATCATCCGGAGTTACACCGGAAGCTATTAGAGTATCGGTCGGAATTGAACATATCGATGATATTATAAATGATTTTGAACAAGCTCTAAATGGAAAATAATATATATTTCGTATAAAAATTATAGAATTATTTATGAAATATTTTTGGAGAGGAAATGATTGCTAATACAAAATTTGAAAATTTATTTTCCCAATCAAATCCTCTTCATTTAGATTGTGGCGAAAAGTTAAATTCTGTAAATGTTGCATATCAATCTTATGGAGAATTAAATTCAGAAAAAAATAATGTGATTATTGTAAATCATGCACTTACCGGGAATTCGCATGCTGCCGGAATTGTTGATGATCTAGAAATTAAAAATTCTGAATCGCATGAAAGATTAAATTCATATAACAAAATGTTTTTAAGCAAAGAAGGTTGGTGGTCGCAATTAATTGGAAAAGGCAAAGCACTCGACACAGATAAATATTTTGTAATTTGTCCAAATATTCTTGGAAGCTGTTACGGAACCACCGGACCAACAAGTTTAAATCAAAATACAAATCAATCTTATGGTATGAATTTCCCTCAAATTACCGTTAGGGATATGATTAAAGTTCAAAAAGAATTACTTGATAAACTTGGCATCTCAAAAATAGAATTAATTGTTGGTGGTTCTTTAGGAGGAATGCAAGTATTAGAATGGGCAATTATGTATCCAGAATTAATAAATAAAATTATGCCCATTGCTACTTCTTCAGCCCATTCAGCTTGGGCAATTGGATTAAACGAGGCATCTAGAAATGCAATTATTAATGATCCCGATTGGGAAAATGGCAATTATAAAATTCAACCGGAAAAGGGAATTAGTCTCGCTCGAAAAATTGCAATGATTAGTTATAGAAGTTACAATTCTTTTAACAAAAAATTTGATAGAACTTATAATGAGAAGGAAAACATTTTTGAAATAGAAAGTTATTTGAATTATCAAGGTGAAAAACTTACTAAACGATTTGATGCAAATACATATCTTTATTTAAGTAATGCAATGGATTTACATGATGTTGGAAAAGGAAGAGGCGGAATTGATAAAGCACTTTCTTCGATAATATCCAAAACAATGTGCGTAGGAATCGACTCGGATATTCTTTATCCCGTTGAAGAGCAAAAGGAAATACAATCTAAAATACCTAATGCAAAATACTCTGAAATTTCTTCAATTCATGGTCATGATGCTTTTCTAATTGAGTTTGATCAGCTAGATAGAATAATACGAAATTTTCTAAATGAATAAAGTCTGAGAAAATTATTACATTATTAAATCATTTTTACTAATCAACATTTTAGTAATTGAACTTTCATGAATTATTTCAAAGGATGAACTGAATTATACAACGCTGAATAATCCTTATCAGCATTACCTTTTTGAATTGAATCAATTAAAATTTTCCTAATCGATTTTAATGAATCTGTATTAATATTTTTTTCGGCAAATGAGTTCAACATTAAATCTAAATCTTTAAGTAAATGTTTAACCGGAAAATTTGGATTATTAAAATTTCTGTTTACGTAGTTTGTTAGTTTTTTATCGAAAGTTGGGGCATAAAGCACGCTGCTCCTAAGGATATCCATAAACATTTCGATATCTAAATTATTTTCTCTAACAAATCCCAAACTCATTGCGAAAGCTACCGTTTCAGAAATTATTAATTGATTCAATGCCAGCTTCATCGATGCAGCTTGTCCAACTTCACCAATGTGCAAAATTTTATTACTGAAAGGCTTAAATAAGTTTTCCCATTTCAAAAATTGCTTTTCAGTTGATCCGATTAAAACAATAAGTTCACAATTTAAAATTTGCTGAATGCTTCCAAGAACGGGAGCCTCAAAATATTCTCCTCTTAATTTTGTTATGCGTTTATATAAATCGAAACTTTCTGTTGGGGCAATGGTACTCATTTGAATAATCACTTTGTTTTCAAAATTTCCAATGTTGCTTGCGAATAAAACTTCATCTATTGCATCATAATTTGAAAGCATCAAAATTATTACATCTGTATCAGTCATGAATTCACGAATATCAGAAAATGTTTTTGCACCTAATTGAATAAGTGAATCTGTTTTACTTTTTGTTCTGTTAAAAACGTTCAATTCATATTTGGCTTCAAGCAATTTTTGAGCAATTGGTTTTCCCATCAAACCAGTTCCAATCAATCCTAATTTCATTATTATTCCATTAAAAAATTTATTAAATCTAATTCAATTAATTCTTCTGAATAAAAGGCTTCACCATATTTTTTGCCAATTTTAAAACCAAATGTTTTTGCACGCGCTTCCAAAAAATTTATAAATTCCGGAGTGCTTATAAAAGTTTCCGGTTCCTTTGATTTTTTATTGTAAAATTGCGTCTGATAAGCAAATACCGCTTTCATTTTTGTTTCAAATGTTTCTGAAATATCAACAATAAATGATGGCTGAAATTCGTAAGTCTGCATAAAATAAAAAATTCTCTTAGGTCTGAATGCATTTTGCAATTTTGAATTAAGTGAAGTTTTAATTTTCGGTAATCCAGCAAAAAACATTGCACGTTTTATCAATTTACTTGCTTCAATATGATCGGGATGACGATCTTTAAAATATGGTGCAAAAATTATTTTTGGTTGATATTTTCTAATTGCTTTAATTATTTTCAATGTATTTTCTTTATCAACAAAAATATGACCGTCTTTAATATTTAAATTATCTCTAACGGTTATATTTAAAATTTTATCAGCATTTTGAGATTCTATTTTACGAATTAGTTTTGAGCCTCTCGTTCCAAGTTCACCACCGGTTAAATCAACAATTCCAATTTTAAATCCAACATTGGTTAATTTGGCAATTGTTCCGCCCATTGATAATTCAGCATCATCCGGATGAGCAGCAAAAACAACTATATCTAATTTCAATTTTTACCTCAAAAATTTTACAATGAATATTATAAAAATATCATGGAAAATAAAATTTTCTTTCTTTTAATAATTATATTTACGCAATAAATTTTAATAAGGATGTAAATTGGAATATGAAGCAGTAATTGGTTTAGAAGTTCATGCGCAGCTCTTAACAGATACAAAAATATTTTGTGGATGTTCAACAAAATTTGGAAATCCGGCAAACACAAATGTGTGTCCGGTTTGCTTAGGTCATCCTGGAGTATTACCGGTATTGAATAAAAAGGTTGTTGAGTTCACAACATTAATGGGAATGGCAACAAACTGCACAATAAATGAAACTTCTACATTTGAAAGAAAAAATTATTTTTATCCCGATTTACCAAAAGGTTATCAAATTTCTCAGTTTGAAGTTCCGATTTGTGAAAATGGATTTATTAATATTAAAACACATGAAGAAAAAAAAATCAGAATTAAACGAATTCACATGGAAGAAGATGCCGGAAAATCAATTCATGATCAAGGGCAGGAAACTTTAGTTGATGTAAACAGATGCGGTACACCATTAATTGAAATTGTAAGTGAACCGGATTTGCATAGTGGGGAAGGGGCTTATCAGTATTTATCTAATTTAAAACAGATTATTACATATTTGGGAATTTGTGATGGAAATATGGAGGAAGGCTCTCTTAGATGTGATGCTAATATTTCAATTCGTCCCAAAGGTGCAAAAAAATTGGGAACAAGGACCGAAGTTAAAAATATGAATTCATTCCGAAATGTTCAGCGCGCAATTGATTATGAAATTGATAGGCAAATAAATTTAGTTGAAGACGGAGGCGAAGTTGTACAGCAAACATTATTGTGGAATGCTGAGCAAAATAAAGCAACATCTATGCGGGGAAAAGAAGAAGCTCATGATTATAGATATTTTCCCGATCCGGATTTAATGCCAGTTGTTGTTAGTGAAGAATGGAAAAATGAAATTTTAAGAAGCATGCCGGAGCTTCCTAAAAATAGAAAAGAAAGATTTATTAAAGAATTTCAATTACCAGAATATGATGCTGAAGTTTTAACTTCACTAAAAGATATAGCTGATTATTTTGAAAATGTACTAAAAGAAACTGGTGATACCAAAATTGCAGCAAATTGGGTTATGGGGGATGTTTTAAAAATAATTAACGAACAAAAATTAACTTTTGATAAATTTCCGATTTCACCGCAAAATTTGGGTAAATTAATAAATTTAATTACGACCAATAAAATCAGCAGTAAAATTGCGAAAGATGTTTTTCCCTTAATGTTGGAAGAAAATAATGATCCAAATATAATTGTTGAAGAGAAAAATTTACTTCAGATTACGGATACTTCTGCGATTGAAATTGCAATTGAAACTGTGATTAAAAATAATCCCGCACAAGTTGAAGAATTTAAATCCGGCAAAGAAAAAGTTTTGGGATTTTTCGTTGGACAAATTATGAAAGAAACAAAAGGAAAAGCTAATCCGCAATTGGTGAATGAAATTTTAAGAGAAAAGTTGAAGTAAATTATTTATAAGTAAAAATTACGGCAAACAAATTTTACCTAAAATTGTTGGTCGAGATGCACCGGTAGTTCGAGGAATATTTGTTGGATTTCCGGAAATAGTTTCGTTTGCTAAAACTGCAAAACAAATTGCTTCTTTTGCATCAGATGATATTCCTATGTCATTAATAATTTTAATTTCTACATTTTCACCAAAATCATCTTTTAAACATTCATAAAGAAATTTATTTTTTGCTCCACCACCGCTGATTATCAATTCGTCAATTTGAGTCTCTTGCTCAATATACTTTTGGTAATTTCTATAAATGCTGTAAGAGGTAAACTTTGTAATTGTGTGAAGCCAATCTTCACTTTTAACATCTTCAAATTCATTATATAAAATTGAAAGAAAATTTTCACCATAATATTCTCTGCCAGTAGTTTTAGGAGGGTTTCTCTCAATATAATTATCATTCAGTTTTAATGCTTCAAATAATTTAGTATTAAATTTTCCCATTCGCGCAATTTCTCCATCTTTATCAAAATCTTTGTTGAAAAACTTTTTTGCAATTATATCAATTAACATGTTACCCGGACCAACATCAAATGCCAATACGTCTTTCAATCCTTTTTCTTTATTTAAAATTGTGATATTAGAAATTCCGCCAATGTTTAATAAAGCTCTATTTTTTAGATGTGAATGAAATAAAATATAATCGAAATAGGGAACAAGAGGAGCACCTTCACCGCCTAAAGCAATATCACCGGTTCTGAAATCTCCAATAGTTACAATTCCGGAAAGCTTTGCCAGCACTGCTGGATCTCCAATTTGCAAAGTTGAAGAAATCTTATATCCAAAATAATTTTGTTTTTGAGGAAGATGCTGAATTGTTTGTCCGTGTGTTCCAATTAAATCAATTTTAGAAATTGGGAAATTAATATTTTTGCATAATGATTGAATCGCACTAAAATAAATATTTGGAAGTAGAAAATTTAGCTGGGAAATATCTTCAACATTGCTGGATTCTTTAAGAGAATTTTTCAGAAGTGTGTCTTTCAATCCCATT
The nucleotide sequence above comes from Ignavibacteriota bacterium. Encoded proteins:
- the gatB gene encoding Asp-tRNA(Asn)/Glu-tRNA(Gln) amidotransferase subunit GatB, producing MEYEAVIGLEVHAQLLTDTKIFCGCSTKFGNPANTNVCPVCLGHPGVLPVLNKKVVEFTTLMGMATNCTINETSTFERKNYFYPDLPKGYQISQFEVPICENGFINIKTHEEKKIRIKRIHMEEDAGKSIHDQGQETLVDVNRCGTPLIEIVSEPDLHSGEGAYQYLSNLKQIITYLGICDGNMEEGSLRCDANISIRPKGAKKLGTRTEVKNMNSFRNVQRAIDYEIDRQINLVEDGGEVVQQTLLWNAEQNKATSMRGKEEAHDYRYFPDPDLMPVVVSEEWKNEILRSMPELPKNRKERFIKEFQLPEYDAEVLTSLKDIADYFENVLKETGDTKIAANWVMGDVLKIINEQKLTFDKFPISPQNLGKLINLITTNKISSKIAKDVFPLMLEENNDPNIIVEEKNLLQITDTSAIEIAIETVIKNNPAQVEEFKSGKEKVLGFFVGQIMKETKGKANPQLVNEILREKLK
- a CDS encoding anhydro-N-acetylmuramic acid kinase, producing MKKIFDLTKKENKYVIGIMSGTSLDGVDVALVEIERNSIFTKINLIGFLEYPFPMGLKDTLLKNSLKESSNVEDISQLNFLLPNIYFSAIQSLCKNINFPISKIDLIGTHGQTIQHLPQKQNYFGYKISSTLQIGDPAVLAKLSGIVTIGDFRTGDIALGGEGAPLVPYFDYILFHSHLKNRALLNIGGISNITILNKEKGLKDVLAFDVGPGNMLIDIIAKKFFNKDFDKDGEIARMGKFNTKLFEALKLNDNYIERNPPKTTGREYYGENFLSILYNEFEDVKSEDWLHTITKFTSYSIYRNYQKYIEQETQIDELIISGGGAKNKFLYECLKDDFGENVEIKIINDIGISSDAKEAICFAVLANETISGNPTNIPRTTGASRPTILGKICLP